A single window of Arcobacter venerupis DNA harbors:
- a CDS encoding MFS transporter has product MIKSVLPLSAIIALRFFGLFLVLPVISVYAMNLEGATPTLVGIVIGGYALTQMIFQVPFGIISDKLGRKGTIIIGLLLFAIGSLICAISTDIYSLLLGRLLQGAGAIGAVVTATISDLVKEEQRSKAMATMGMFIGVAFAASMAAGPTIGAKFGVETLFYITMFIALGSIFVLIKMVPNPPHITHTYNKKVELGAVLKNVNLIKMNITNFLQKGLMTFAFMIIPMVLTKTYGWQMSDLWQVYIPAMIFGFLSMAPAAIIAEKKGKFREILIIGIVFFAVSYLIIGFSTSAAVFVIGVVIFFIGFNMHEPIMQSLASKFAKVHQRGLVLGIFNSAGYLGTFLGGMIGGMFYQDVTLSTLVVVIAVICVLWAILIITMANPSKKKFAYLSLNEFHLENSGNLNHTAIDEWYINNTENIIAIKYDNEKISEEEIKNLLK; this is encoded by the coding sequence ATGATTAAATCAGTTTTACCCCTTAGTGCAATTATAGCGCTAAGATTTTTCGGTTTATTTTTAGTTTTACCAGTTATATCAGTATATGCTATGAATTTAGAAGGTGCAACTCCAACTTTAGTTGGAATTGTAATTGGTGGTTACGCTTTAACTCAAATGATATTCCAAGTTCCATTTGGAATAATTAGTGACAAATTAGGAAGAAAAGGCACAATTATCATTGGATTATTACTTTTTGCTATTGGTTCTTTAATTTGTGCTATTTCTACTGATATTTATTCTTTATTATTAGGAAGACTTTTACAAGGTGCTGGTGCTATTGGTGCCGTTGTAACTGCAACAATTAGTGATTTAGTAAAAGAAGAACAAAGATCAAAAGCGATGGCTACAATGGGAATGTTTATTGGAGTTGCATTTGCAGCATCAATGGCAGCAGGTCCTACAATTGGTGCAAAATTTGGTGTTGAAACTCTATTTTACATTACTATGTTTATCGCACTTGGTTCTATTTTTGTTTTAATTAAAATGGTTCCAAATCCTCCACATATAACTCACACTTACAATAAAAAAGTTGAATTGGGTGCAGTTTTAAAAAATGTAAATCTAATTAAAATGAATATCACAAACTTTTTACAAAAAGGTTTAATGACATTTGCATTTATGATTATTCCAATGGTTTTAACTAAAACTTACGGATGGCAAATGTCTGATTTATGGCAAGTATATATTCCTGCTATGATTTTTGGATTTCTTTCAATGGCACCTGCTGCGATTATTGCAGAAAAAAAAGGTAAATTTAGAGAAATTTTAATCATTGGTATTGTTTTCTTTGCTGTTTCTTATTTAATTATTGGATTTAGTACAAGTGCAGCTGTATTTGTAATTGGTGTTGTTATATTCTTTATTGGATTTAATATGCATGAACCAATTATGCAATCTCTTGCTTCAAAATTTGCAAAAGTTCATCAAAGAGGTTTAGTTTTAGGAATCTTCAATTCAGCTGGGTATTTAGGAACTTTCCTTGGTGGTATGATTGGTGGAATGTTTTATCAAGATGTAACACTTAGTACTTTAGTTGTTGTAATCGCAGTAATTTGTGTTTTATGGGCAATTTTGATTATTACTATGGCAAATCCATCTAAGAAAAAATTTGCTTATTTGTCACTTAATGAATTCCATTTAGAAAATAGTGGAAATTTAAACCATACAGCTATTGACGAGTGGTATATAAATAATACTGAAAATATAATTGCGATTAAATATGATAATGAAAAAATTAGCGAAGAAGAGATAAAAAATCTCTTAAAATAA
- a CDS encoding type IV pilus modification PilV family protein produces the protein MEKNSFTLIETLISITFLSVVISGFIYSTYHDETNQKNYMLLNNLENSFSTKNYTNFLKTTQNLQVTINEEHTENIVVSKYQFENENIKVFKYEK, from the coding sequence TTGGAAAAAAATAGTTTTACCTTAATAGAAACTCTAATTAGTATCACTTTTTTATCTGTTGTGATAAGTGGATTTATATATTCTACTTATCACGATGAAACAAATCAAAAAAACTATATGTTATTAAATAATTTAGAAAATAGTTTTAGTACAAAAAATTACACTAACTTTTTAAAAACAACTCAAAATCTACAAGTTACAATAAATGAAGAACACACTGAAAATATCGTTGTTTCAAAATATCAATTTGAAAATGAAAACATAAAAGTTTTTAAGTATGAAAAATAG
- a CDS encoding efflux RND transporter permease subunit, with amino-acid sequence MFEKILRFFVENSRMNYTLFILVFAIGIWSYTKTPKEIFPNFELDMISIKGSYSGASVDILDKMVVVEIEDNIKNIDSIDTMSTIISPGKFTIVLELKKGHDKYVEADKIKDVITLVKTNLPSDMDEPSVNTLDRTRSLVDISVTSKKVSTDDLKPFADDLKSKLLTINGINEISIYGDSDKYFEVLLDERKIDALNLNKSDVFTVISNLSYIFPIGKIEDPKKHYYVSTNNGAKTAQEFENTLVKISGKTLYIKDIATIGKKYEDSSTLYSFNGKNSLSLQVVQSDTADAIKIVNEIKKLLPDIKTKNPDIDISIADDNSERIVDRLNVVSSNIMLGIILITIIVALLINLRMSFIIIVGIPTSFVLAAIYFYLSGYTINMISLVGVLIAIGIVVDDAIVVSENIQQHIEDGYPPKEAAIMGAKEMVEPVTIASLTTLFSFLPILMISGTMGEVMRLIPIALSALVVASLIESFIFLPIHAAHTLKTDDKVTSWEKANEIYNKIIHFFMNWKKSFIVIFLIMVPILTFEFISNSRFQMFPKFDSTDVKITIKANANTTLEQAFEIVSSIESDLIKKSDQFYIRNISSVAGYRKDVGNNTENFPYAMYMTVELQKAKASNFLDKYVTPFLSFHYDEEGRTREIKSDEVSTQLKEFLVLNDYKKKFNLDEIEVLEKKVGPIKSDIQIGIVTSNNQKAITAVQELDSELKKIIGIKSSSNSLKFGIDEIKVKVNSYGEELGLTESFIGNYLSNLYLLKKKAVSFDEKEMLDIKIKSQNKDDFESFKNTKIPLSDGTYVALYEVVELNSIKAFEQLLKDNGIKNFYVFANVNPDVITASEVLNKLKPTLEKIEKDGVKIVLKGEAEKNAELGHDMLLATAFALVLIMLSMLYLFNSFRETFIVMSVIPFSILGVLIGHQVMGLNLSMPSLIGALGLSGVVINDGIIMMTYLKKAKTLDEIFQRATKRFRPIVITTVTTVIGMLTLILFPSGESVIFQPIAIALGFGLAWGTVLNLIYLPILYTLTHKLRKMPKE; translated from the coding sequence ATGTTTGAAAAGATTCTAAGATTTTTTGTTGAAAATTCTCGGATGAACTATACTTTGTTCATTCTTGTATTTGCTATTGGTATTTGGTCTTATACCAAAACTCCCAAAGAGATATTTCCTAATTTTGAACTTGATATGATTTCAATTAAAGGATCATATAGTGGTGCTAGTGTTGATATTCTAGATAAAATGGTTGTAGTTGAAATTGAAGATAATATTAAAAATATTGACTCTATTGATACTATGTCTACGATTATAAGTCCTGGAAAATTTACTATTGTACTTGAACTAAAAAAAGGTCACGATAAATATGTAGAAGCGGATAAAATTAAAGATGTAATAACTTTAGTTAAAACAAATCTTCCCTCTGATATGGATGAACCTTCTGTTAATACCCTTGATAGAACTAGATCTTTAGTTGATATTTCAGTTACTTCTAAAAAAGTCTCAACTGATGATTTAAAACCTTTTGCTGATGATTTAAAAAGTAAACTTCTTACAATAAATGGAATAAATGAAATTTCAATTTATGGCGATTCTGATAAATATTTTGAAGTATTATTAGATGAAAGAAAAATTGATGCTTTAAATTTAAATAAAAGTGATGTGTTTACTGTTATTTCAAATTTATCATATATTTTCCCTATTGGAAAAATTGAAGATCCAAAAAAACACTATTACGTATCAACAAATAATGGAGCAAAAACAGCCCAAGAGTTTGAAAATACTTTAGTTAAAATTTCAGGGAAAACTCTTTATATAAAAGATATTGCAACTATTGGTAAAAAATATGAAGATTCTTCAACTTTATACTCTTTTAATGGAAAAAATTCCTTATCTCTTCAAGTTGTTCAATCAGATACAGCAGATGCTATAAAAATTGTAAATGAAATTAAAAAACTCTTACCAGATATAAAAACTAAAAATCCAGATATTGATATTTCAATTGCTGATGATAACAGCGAAAGAATTGTTGATAGGTTAAATGTTGTAAGTTCAAATATTATGCTTGGAATTATTTTAATTACAATAATTGTTGCTCTTTTAATTAATCTAAGAATGTCTTTTATAATAATTGTTGGAATTCCAACATCTTTTGTACTTGCAGCTATTTATTTCTATCTTTCTGGATATACAATAAATATGATTTCTCTCGTAGGTGTTTTAATAGCCATAGGAATAGTTGTAGATGATGCAATAGTTGTAAGTGAAAATATACAACAACATATAGAAGATGGCTATCCTCCTAAAGAAGCTGCTATTATGGGTGCAAAAGAGATGGTTGAACCAGTTACCATAGCTTCTCTTACAACATTGTTCTCATTTTTGCCAATTTTAATGATTAGTGGAACAATGGGTGAAGTTATGAGATTAATTCCAATTGCCTTAAGTGCTTTGGTTGTGGCCTCTTTAATTGAATCATTTATTTTCCTTCCAATTCACGCAGCACATACTTTAAAAACTGATGATAAAGTGACTTCATGGGAAAAAGCAAATGAGATTTACAATAAAATCATTCATTTTTTTATGAATTGGAAAAAAAGTTTTATTGTGATTTTTTTAATTATGGTTCCTATTTTAACTTTTGAGTTTATAAGCAATTCAAGATTTCAAATGTTTCCAAAATTTGACTCAACAGATGTAAAAATCACAATAAAAGCAAATGCAAATACAACCCTTGAACAAGCCTTTGAAATAGTAAGTTCAATAGAATCTGATTTGATAAAAAAAAGTGACCAATTTTATATTAGAAATATAAGTTCAGTTGCAGGATATAGAAAAGATGTTGGAAATAATACAGAAAATTTCCCTTATGCTATGTATATGACAGTTGAATTACAAAAAGCAAAAGCTTCAAATTTCTTAGATAAATATGTAACTCCATTTTTAAGTTTTCATTATGATGAGGAAGGAAGAACAAGAGAGATAAAATCAGATGAAGTATCTACTCAATTAAAAGAATTTTTAGTACTAAATGATTATAAGAAAAAATTTAATCTTGATGAAATTGAAGTATTAGAAAAAAAAGTTGGACCTATTAAATCAGATATTCAAATAGGAATTGTAACTTCAAATAATCAAAAAGCAATAACTGCTGTTCAAGAACTAGATAGTGAACTAAAAAAAATAATTGGAATTAAATCTTCTTCAAACTCTTTAAAATTTGGTATTGATGAAATAAAAGTAAAAGTTAACTCTTATGGGGAAGAGTTAGGACTTACTGAATCATTTATTGGAAATTATCTTTCAAATTTATATCTTCTAAAGAAAAAGGCTGTATCTTTTGATGAAAAAGAGATGTTAGACATAAAAATAAAATCTCAAAATAAAGATGATTTTGAAAGTTTTAAAAATACAAAAATTCCACTATCAGATGGAACTTATGTTGCTTTATATGAAGTTGTAGAGTTAAATAGTATAAAAGCTTTTGAGCAACTTCTAAAAGATAATGGAATCAAAAATTTCTATGTTTTTGCAAATGTAAATCCAGATGTTATAACAGCAAGTGAGGTTCTAAATAAACTAAAACCTACTTTAGAGAAAATAGAAAAAGATGGAGTTAAAATTGTATTAAAAGGAGAAGCTGAAAAAAATGCAGAATTAGGACATGATATGTTACTTGCAACTGCTTTTGCTCTTGTATTAATAATGCTTTCTATGCTTTATTTATTTAACTCATTTAGAGAAACTTTTATAGTAATGAGTGTTATTCCTTTTTCGATTTTAGGAGTATTAATAGGACATCAAGTTATGGGATTAAATCTATCAATGCCCTCACTAATTGGGGCATTAGGACTTTCAGGAGTTGTAATTAATGATGGAATTATTATGATGACTTATCTAAAAAAAGCAAAAACTTTGGATGAAATTTTTCAAAGAGCCACAAAAAGATTTAGACCAATTGTAATTACCACGGTAACTACAGTTATTGGGATGTTAACTTTGATTTTATTTCCAAGTGGAGAGTCTGTAATTTTCCAACCAATAGCAATTGCTTTAGGATTTGGACTTGCATGGGGAACTGTATTAAATCTTATTTATCTACCAATTTTATATACCTTAACACATAAACTTAGAAAAATGCCTAAAGAGTAA
- a CDS encoding lmo0937 family membrane protein, with product MLETIAIILLVLWVLGLVTSTTIGGFIHILLVIAIVMILLRIIRGRRL from the coding sequence ATGCTTGAAACAATTGCTATTATTTTACTTGTTTTATGGGTTTTAGGTCTTGTTACTTCAACAACAATTGGTGGATTTATTCATATTTTATTAGTTATTGCAATTGTAATGATTTTACTTCGAATCATTCGAGGGCGACGTTTATAA
- a CDS encoding bifunctional diguanylate cyclase/phosphodiesterase — MSLSKQLYIIISIIFFMIFAGNFIISVKNTKEYLETESVTKAQDTATSLGMSLRNLLKDKKDPEIESIINAIANRGFYKEIRLENSYFAINDSDLLKNTKDLDNDKWQISDVKVDDKIGKIDVLTSVSSMENELNALEHPDEINTQTQTDIPEVENSYIFTPNENLQSGKNIIVSFTASNINGKKINATSSLAINNVLVKVTRDVKFDYIPQWFINLIPIDLVEQSSEISDGWQTSAIIYVSANPGDAYAKLYDQAKSASIYALIAFLISMALIFIFVQYILKPLKKLEKLANNIASGKFGLIESLPWTTEIKAVAIAFNDMSTKIEAIINRLNNTLESLSKKLSSDELTGLCLKQNFETDMKKMFINKSTGYVFVIKIADLASFAKSHTTNEVDNFIKKFAKILKYTKLNDEMKISAYRFFGSEFALIIKNSNYEDAVKFAQLLKKEFEELALEFKKSEIAHVGGTPFNPIGTTPEILQSATQANEKATLIGPNEFFITDTNELARDMESWRDLIFDIIDNSRFDVNYIGNCKVLNSNDDNVVMQEAFANIKDKDGNNIPIGTFVSIAEKYEKIVEFDKKVIEKVVNHILINSIKHDISINLSLESINNTAFIAWIKNKILENKSIAPQLVFSATAYAVAKNEDKFKFFADEIHKCGAKIIIKRFESKFIPLGNLKDFNLDYIRLARDYTCDICKDYSKQSFVESISELASLLNIKVLAENVKNDEDIEFLKNYNLYAVSR; from the coding sequence ATGTCTTTGTCTAAACAGTTATATATAATCATATCAATAATATTTTTTATGATTTTTGCAGGTAATTTTATTATTAGTGTTAAAAACACTAAAGAGTATTTAGAAACGGAGTCAGTAACAAAAGCTCAGGATACAGCAACTTCTTTGGGAATGAGTTTAAGAAATCTTCTAAAAGATAAAAAAGACCCTGAAATCGAATCAATTATAAATGCCATTGCAAATAGAGGTTTTTATAAAGAGATTAGATTAGAAAACTCTTATTTTGCAATAAATGATAGTGATTTGTTAAAAAATACAAAAGATTTAGATAATGATAAATGGCAAATTTCTGATGTAAAAGTTGATGATAAAATTGGAAAAATTGATGTTTTAACATCTGTTTCAAGTATGGAAAATGAATTAAATGCATTAGAACATCCTGATGAAATAAATACTCAAACCCAAACTGATATTCCAGAAGTCGAAAATAGTTATATTTTTACACCAAATGAAAACTTACAAAGTGGCAAAAATATAATTGTTTCTTTTACCGCTTCAAATATTAATGGTAAAAAAATCAATGCAACTTCTTCTTTAGCTATTAATAATGTTTTAGTAAAAGTTACAAGAGATGTAAAATTTGATTATATTCCACAATGGTTTATAAATCTAATTCCAATTGATTTAGTTGAACAATCAAGTGAAATAAGTGATGGTTGGCAAACAAGTGCAATTATTTATGTAAGTGCAAATCCAGGTGATGCATATGCTAAACTTTATGACCAAGCCAAAAGTGCAAGTATTTATGCACTTATTGCCTTTTTAATTTCAATGGCTTTAATATTTATTTTTGTTCAATATATTTTAAAACCACTTAAAAAACTTGAAAAATTAGCAAATAATATTGCAAGTGGAAAATTTGGTCTTATAGAAAGTCTTCCATGGACAACAGAAATAAAAGCAGTTGCCATTGCTTTTAATGATATGTCGACAAAAATAGAAGCAATTATAAATAGATTAAACAATACCCTTGAAAGTCTAAGTAAAAAACTCTCTAGCGATGAATTAACAGGACTTTGTTTAAAACAAAATTTTGAAACAGATATGAAAAAGATGTTTATAAATAAATCAACTGGTTATGTATTTGTAATTAAAATAGCTGATTTAGCATCTTTTGCAAAATCACATACAACAAATGAAGTTGATAATTTTATTAAAAAATTTGCAAAAATACTAAAATATACAAAATTAAATGATGAGATGAAAATTAGTGCATATAGATTTTTTGGTTCAGAATTTGCTTTAATTATTAAAAATTCTAACTATGAAGATGCTGTAAAATTTGCTCAGTTATTAAAAAAAGAGTTTGAAGAATTAGCACTTGAATTCAAAAAAAGTGAGATTGCTCATGTGGGGGGAACGCCATTTAATCCAATTGGAACAACTCCTGAAATTTTACAAAGTGCAACTCAAGCTAATGAAAAAGCAACTTTAATTGGACCTAATGAATTTTTTATTACAGATACAAATGAGTTAGCAAGAGATATGGAATCATGGAGAGATTTAATTTTTGACATAATAGATAATTCAAGATTTGATGTTAATTATATTGGAAATTGCAAAGTTTTAAATTCAAATGATGATAACGTTGTTATGCAAGAGGCTTTTGCAAATATTAAAGATAAAGATGGGAATAATATTCCAATAGGAACATTTGTTTCAATCGCTGAAAAATATGAAAAAATAGTTGAATTTGATAAAAAAGTTATTGAAAAAGTTGTAAATCATATTTTAATAAATAGTATTAAACATGATATTTCAATTAACTTATCATTAGAATCAATAAATAATACAGCATTCATTGCATGGATTAAAAATAAAATTCTTGAAAACAAAAGTATTGCTCCTCAACTTGTATTTTCTGCAACTGCTTATGCTGTTGCAAAAAATGAAGATAAGTTCAAATTCTTTGCAGATGAAATTCATAAATGTGGTGCAAAAATAATTATAAAAAGATTTGAATCTAAATTTATTCCACTTGGAAACTTAAAAGATTTTAATTTAGATTATATAAGATTAGCTAGAGATTATACTTGCGATATTTGTAAAGATTATTCAAAACAAAGTTTTGTTGAATCAATTAGTGAATTGGCATCTTTACTTAATATTAAAGTTTTAGCTGAAAATGTAAAAAATGATGAAGATATTGAATTCCTAAAAAACTACAATTTATATGCAGTAAGTAGATAA
- a CDS encoding non-canonical purine NTP pyrophosphatase, with the protein MKIVLASANKGKIAEFEKLMPHDEVIAFSEILGKIEIDEDQDTFKGNAIKKAQTIYDELQKIGQKDVIVISDDSGITVPALNNEPGIYSARYAGIGSTDKENNEKLIQNLNAKNLEITPAFYTACISIVYKNEVYTVHGWMYGNVINKELGDGGFGYDPMFIPNGFDKTLGELGYEAKKGFSHRTKALNLAKKVLDVIL; encoded by the coding sequence GTGAAGATAGTTTTAGCATCTGCAAACAAAGGTAAAATCGCAGAATTTGAAAAATTAATGCCCCATGATGAGGTAATTGCTTTTAGTGAAATTTTAGGAAAAATAGAAATAGATGAAGACCAAGATACATTCAAAGGTAATGCTATTAAGAAAGCACAAACTATTTATGATGAACTCCAAAAAATAGGACAAAAAGATGTGATTGTAATATCTGATGATTCGGGAATTACAGTACCAGCTTTAAATAATGAACCAGGAATTTATTCAGCAAGATATGCAGGAATTGGTTCAACTGACAAAGAAAATAATGAAAAATTAATCCAAAATTTAAATGCAAAAAATCTAGAAATTACACCTGCATTTTATACAGCATGTATTTCAATAGTTTATAAAAATGAAGTTTATACAGTTCATGGTTGGATGTATGGAAATGTGATAAATAAAGAGTTAGGTGATGGTGGTTTTGGATATGACCCAATGTTTATTCCAAATGGTTTTGATAAAACTTTAGGAGAGTTGGGATATGAAGCCAAAAAAGGGTTTTCTCACAGAACAAAAGCTTTGAATTTAGCTAAAAAAGTTTTGGATGTTATTCTTTAA
- a CDS encoding transglutaminase-like cysteine peptidase produces the protein MKKILIISFILISFFSLFSTASKTFNIDQSKVDAIEKKFGVQGKNRVEAWDSMIESSKNESILNQLKNVNDFFNQITYKSDSSVWGVKDYWATPFEFMGIGAGDCEDYAIAKYFSLIKLGVPDEKLRITYVSYRKANSKYEEAHMVLTYYHKVGVEPVVLDNINKTLQLASKRPDLKPVYSFNASGLWQAKTKGEARVGNNELRSWKDLMSRF, from the coding sequence ATGAAAAAAATATTAATAATATCTTTTATTCTTATCTCTTTTTTCTCTCTTTTTTCAACTGCTTCAAAAACCTTTAATATTGACCAATCAAAAGTAGATGCCATAGAGAAAAAATTTGGTGTTCAAGGAAAAAATAGAGTCGAAGCTTGGGATTCTATGATTGAATCTTCAAAAAATGAATCTATTTTAAATCAACTTAAAAATGTAAATGATTTTTTTAATCAAATTACTTACAAATCAGATTCAAGTGTTTGGGGAGTTAAAGATTATTGGGCAACACCATTTGAATTTATGGGAATTGGGGCAGGAGATTGTGAAGATTATGCAATAGCGAAATACTTTTCTTTAATTAAATTAGGGGTTCCAGATGAAAAACTAAGAATCACTTATGTTTCTTATAGAAAAGCAAATAGTAAATATGAAGAAGCTCATATGGTTTTGACTTATTATCATAAAGTAGGAGTAGAACCTGTTGTTTTAGATAATATTAATAAAACTTTACAACTAGCATCAAAAAGACCTGATTTAAAACCTGTTTATAGTTTTAACGCTTCTGGATTATGGCAAGCTAAAACAAAAGGTGAAGCAAGAGTTGGGAATAATGAACTTAGATCTTGGAAAGATTTAATGAGTAGATTTTAA
- a CDS encoding class I SAM-dependent methyltransferase translates to MSLNVKWEKEVYSQNKQVNKYPFGEFISIFFNSIKLLPQEKEKKDIKILELGCGTANNIKFMSEQGYHVYGIDGSESACKIANEFLLSQKVKATIKKSYFQDLPFENEMFDLIVDREAMCCGTFSSIKQSWNEASRVLKIGGMVISFMYTSDDRWCKKANNDTEMAVKVEKNTFTDFNVGDFKNIDIVHFTEYDELFELFDFLDIKLINKHGNNTVFTDESIDFSYDEWIIVGVKK, encoded by the coding sequence ATGTCATTAAATGTTAAGTGGGAAAAAGAAGTTTATTCTCAAAATAAACAAGTTAATAAATATCCATTTGGAGAGTTTATTTCAATATTTTTTAATTCAATAAAACTTTTGCCCCAAGAGAAAGAGAAAAAAGATATTAAAATTCTTGAACTTGGATGTGGTACTGCTAATAACATTAAGTTTATGTCTGAGCAAGGATATCATGTTTATGGAATTGATGGAAGTGAAAGTGCTTGTAAAATTGCAAATGAATTTTTATTAAGTCAAAAAGTAAAAGCAACTATAAAGAAATCATATTTTCAAGATTTACCATTTGAAAATGAAATGTTTGATTTAATAGTAGATAGAGAAGCTATGTGTTGTGGTACATTTTCTAGTATAAAACAAAGTTGGAATGAAGCAAGTAGGGTTTTGAAAATTGGTGGAATGGTAATATCATTTATGTACACAAGTGATGATAGATGGTGTAAAAAAGCTAATAACGATACTGAAATGGCTGTAAAAGTCGAAAAAAACACTTTTACAGATTTTAATGTTGGTGATTTTAAAAATATTGATATTGTTCATTTTACTGAATATGATGAGTTATTTGAATTATTTGATTTTTTAGATATTAAATTAATTAATAAACATGGTAATAATACAGTTTTTACTGATGAATCAATAGACTTCTCATATGATGAGTGGATTATTGTAGGAGTTAAAAAATAA
- a CDS encoding lipopolysaccharide biosynthesis protein, with translation MNNKLSKDNAIVFSTQILVYMKGLFLMPIIIKTLGVSTYGTFILISTFVGILGGLSSLGVGTKSFRYLPSAKSEYDKAQIFYPPFYFKLFILIFISIIIVIFEKRIKLFFIHDDLTFSIYILPLYLLFYLIYEYSHNYLRYTSRIFYMSLLDFGYAYLHVFFILFYSNKIGLININILFLSQSFVALFVAIPVLFLIFKEINFNFIFFKLNEIKEEIKIGLPIVLNLVVDYILATSDRFILAYFMGAIAVGLYVPAYTLGALILLVPKAIGTVVPQLMSKSVDNDDFLEAKKIFLHSIKIFMILTIPFIFGIYLIGYDILILLANDEVADNGKYIATIIAISSFFYGFNILMSQANMVDLKTVVIFKANFLAGIFNLISTFIGFYFIHSIYVPAITTVLSFMIATIYFYKTIESKWLDNSIFFLFIKVLMISILMFIFVNISMVFLPELSMVMSIIIKILLALIIYFPLVILLKIL, from the coding sequence GTGAATAATAAACTCTCAAAAGATAATGCTATAGTATTTTCAACCCAAATATTAGTATATATGAAAGGCTTATTTTTAATGCCTATCATTATAAAAACACTTGGTGTTTCAACTTATGGTACTTTCATTTTAATATCAACTTTTGTAGGTATTTTGGGTGGATTATCAAGTTTAGGAGTAGGAACTAAATCTTTTAGATATTTGCCTTCAGCTAAAAGTGAATATGATAAAGCGCAAATATTTTATCCTCCATTTTATTTTAAATTATTTATATTAATATTTATTTCAATTATTATAGTAATTTTTGAAAAAAGAATTAAATTGTTCTTTATTCATGATGATTTAACATTTTCAATTTATATTTTGCCTTTATATCTATTATTTTACTTGATTTATGAGTATTCACATAATTATTTAAGATATACATCTAGAATATTTTATATGAGCTTATTGGATTTTGGATATGCATATTTACACGTATTTTTTATATTATTTTATTCAAATAAGATTGGGCTAATAAATATTAATATTTTATTTTTATCACAATCATTTGTAGCTTTATTTGTAGCTATTCCCGTTTTATTTTTAATTTTTAAAGAAATTAATTTTAATTTTATTTTTTTTAAGTTGAACGAAATAAAAGAAGAAATTAAAATTGGTTTGCCTATCGTATTAAATTTAGTAGTTGATTATATTTTGGCTACTTCTGATAGATTTATTTTAGCATATTTTATGGGTGCGATAGCAGTAGGTTTATATGTCCCTGCATATACTTTAGGTGCACTTATTCTTCTTGTTCCAAAAGCTATAGGAACGGTTGTACCACAATTAATGTCAAAAAGTGTAGATAATGATGATTTTTTAGAAGCAAAAAAAATATTTTTACACTCAATTAAAATATTTATGATTCTAACTATTCCTTTTATCTTTGGCATTTATCTTATAGGATATGATATTTTAATTTTATTGGCAAATGATGAAGTTGCTGATAATGGAAAATATATAGCTACTATCATAGCTATTAGCAGCTTTTTTTATGGTTTTAATATTTTAATGTCACAAGCAAATATGGTAGATCTCAAAACAGTAGTGATATTTAAGGCTAATTTTTTAGCTGGAATTTTTAATTTAATTTCAACGTTTATAGGTTTTTATTTTATACATAGTATATATGTTCCAGCAATTACTACCGTGTTGTCTTTTATGATTGCAACTATATATTTTTATAAAACTATAGAGAGTAAATGGTTAGATAATAGTATATTTTTTTTATTCATAAAAGTTTTAATGATATCTATTCTTATGTTTATATTTGTTAATATTTCTATGGTATTTCTACCTGAATTATCAATGGTAATGAGTATTATAATAAAGATATTACTTGCTTTAATAATATATTTTCCATTAGTAATACTATTAAAAATATTATAG